Proteins from one Chroococcidiopsis sp. CCMEE 29 genomic window:
- a CDS encoding glycosyltransferase: MTHFGVIAPPFPGHLNPLAALGRELQWRGHRVTCIQIPDVEPLVRSEGLNFYPIGQSDYHPGALAETFTHLGSLSGLEALRYSVNFCQQVAAIICQDAPSAIEAAGIEALLVDQLEPAGETVAEFLNLPFICVSCAQAIHRRADIPPFFTPWSYQNTWWAHLRNLVAYHLLDRSSQPILQVINQYRSQWKLSAYRRLYASNARLAHISQQPADFDFPCTNLPQHFHYVGPLRNSSPRKVPFPFEWLNSQPLIYASLGSVQNTKQEIFHCIAAACEELDVQLVISHGGGMNVEAVQKLPGSPLVVEYAPQLEVLSKARLTITHGGLNTVLDSLSHGVPLVAIPITYEQPGTGARIRWTGTGEVIPLTHLSTPKLQAAIQRVLTEDSYLDNALKIKQAICQAGGVKRAADIVEQAVESGCPVRSPLMSAVSMS; the protein is encoded by the coding sequence ATGACTCACTTTGGTGTGATAGCACCTCCTTTTCCTGGTCATCTTAATCCCCTGGCAGCCTTGGGACGAGAGTTGCAATGGCGTGGTCATCGCGTCACCTGCATACAAATTCCTGATGTAGAGCCATTAGTGCGGTCAGAGGGGCTAAACTTTTATCCGATAGGACAGTCTGATTATCACCCTGGCGCACTGGCTGAAACTTTCACACACCTAGGCAGTTTAAGTGGTCTAGAAGCGCTACGTTACTCAGTTAACTTTTGCCAACAGGTAGCGGCGATCATCTGCCAGGATGCCCCCAGTGCCATTGAAGCGGCAGGAATTGAAGCACTGCTGGTCGATCAGCTTGAACCCGCTGGGGAAACGGTAGCTGAGTTTCTCAATCTCCCTTTTATCTGTGTATCTTGTGCCCAAGCAATTCACCGTCGTGCAGACATTCCCCCCTTCTTCACACCTTGGAGCTACCAGAATACCTGGTGGGCGCATCTTCGTAATTTGGTTGCTTATCACTTATTAGACCGCAGTAGCCAACCGATTCTGCAAGTTATCAATCAGTATCGCAGCCAGTGGAAATTATCGGCTTACCGCAGGTTGTATGCTTCTAATGCTCGACTCGCCCACATTAGCCAACAGCCTGCTGATTTTGACTTTCCCTGCACCAACTTACCACAGCACTTCCATTACGTTGGACCACTCCGCAATTCATCGCCGAGAAAAGTTCCCTTTCCTTTTGAGTGGTTAAACAGCCAACCTCTGATTTATGCTTCACTGGGGAGTGTGCAGAACACCAAGCAAGAGATTTTTCACTGCATTGCCGCAGCTTGTGAGGAATTAGATGTGCAACTGGTAATTTCTCATGGGGGTGGGATGAATGTAGAAGCAGTTCAAAAACTGCCCGGTTCACCACTAGTTGTAGAGTATGCTCCTCAACTTGAAGTGCTCTCTAAAGCCAGGTTAACTATTACTCATGGAGGGCTTAACACAGTACTTGATTCTCTGAGCCACGGTGTACCGCTGGTTGCCATCCCCATTACCTATGAACAGCCAGGAACCGGAGCGCGAATTAGGTGGACAGGCACTGGGGAAGTGATTCCTTTAACTCACCTCAGCACTCCCAAGCTACAAGCAGCGATTCAACGGGTACTGACAGAGGATTCTTATTTAGATAATGCATTGAAGATCAAGCAAGCAATTTGTCAAGCAGGTGGAGTAAAGCGAGCCGCAGACATTGTTGAACAGGCAGTCGAGTCTGGGTGTCCAGTGCGATCGCCGTTAATGTCGGCTGTATCTATGAGTTAA
- a CDS encoding DUF2993 domain-containing protein, whose product MKQEKAGLGEQALNKIAEIALTSQLEEVERLEVQIKTDLSKLAHGEVDSIAININGLLMQHDLVVEELQLQINRVVVKPRSAIFGKIKLTQPSTGTVRIAINEDNLTRAFNTEYFHKHLHQIQTGVEDKPVIRIKPVKCSLLADGSIAFSSEQILGKIGEAQPFAFTGTPRIGTDGKEIVLQNGHYEGKELPPELTAALVAQLSKVLSVRNFEQKGMSLQIQQINVVAGRLALQAAAYIEQFPSS is encoded by the coding sequence GTGAAGCAAGAAAAAGCCGGATTGGGAGAACAAGCGCTTAACAAAATAGCAGAGATAGCGCTTACCAGCCAACTAGAGGAAGTAGAAAGGTTAGAAGTTCAGATCAAGACCGATCTAAGCAAGCTTGCACATGGAGAAGTTGACTCCATTGCTATCAATATAAATGGTCTATTAATGCAGCACGATCTGGTTGTGGAAGAACTACAGCTACAGATTAATCGCGTTGTTGTAAAGCCTCGTAGTGCCATCTTCGGCAAAATTAAACTAACCCAGCCCTCTACAGGAACAGTTAGGATTGCGATCAATGAAGATAATCTTACACGTGCCTTCAACACTGAATACTTTCATAAACATCTGCACCAGATACAAACTGGTGTAGAGGATAAACCGGTAATTCGTATCAAGCCAGTCAAGTGCTCTCTGCTAGCAGATGGCAGTATAGCTTTTAGCTCGGAGCAGATTTTAGGTAAAATTGGAGAAGCTCAACCATTTGCTTTCACAGGCACACCTCGGATCGGGACTGATGGGAAAGAAATTGTCCTCCAAAATGGGCATTATGAGGGAAAGGAACTGCCACCAGAATTAACAGCAGCTTTGGTGGCGCAGCTAAGCAAAGTTTTAAGCGTGCGTAACTTTGAGCAAAAGGGAATGTCACTGCAAATTCAGCAGATTAATGTGGTAGCGGGTAGGTTAGCTTTGCAAGCCGCTGCGTATATCGAGCAGTTTCCATCCTCTTAA
- a CDS encoding phosphoketolase yields MTASTQKAKLASPDFCQGIQYFGDILPTFETYGKEPAIAPGSTSINAPNDPSAVFQTLIAADALRYLTLQVTASKASGHPGGFASQAEAYAALVMLGYKNILTEVGHHAPGFYSAMFLDRSLEDMGISTVQQLRDRYREHNGLLGHLSGYIPGILSPAGPLGQGQHFAMAAAKLHPDRLFPFTVGDGGLGEPYIMSSMAHFHTAYPGATNFLPVLVWNGYSQEHHSMVSTQSNERMMAYWHGNGFEEVVLVDAKDFDDQDQPGDYVDSTVFSFEQRLAFTKAVLIAADEAARSALSGKLTVLIIKQLKGAGVHARGAKSHNLYAMHTLDNPDIINALKGRALAPEAWELVRTNFERAGGGPASRTAATESVLPLPDLGELPLEEFPVGDDHPKVATTTMGRLVAKVGESDRNYLVSNADGNEASGIANINQALKIIHPVEDPLYNQNPTGQVYEPLSEDACAGLAAGSALMGSRTLWCSYESFAINGLPIWQTVTQAMAELRRPTPSTVTLFTAGALEQGRNGWTHQRPEIEAYFAAMMRNGNVFPLFPPDANSIQVCYEWALTTKNKGIVITASKSPLPIRTTFEQGRKAIQDGAIALQEIEGSKTVVFAVVGDMVLLPVFEAAAYLEAQEVGVRIVSVVNPRRLYRPSDVAWESCAESDGEFLDDAGFETLFGGDALIGVTAGASGVLEPVMLRSTAKRDTLAWKRGETTASPAQLMALNGLTAENLVKRALELVS; encoded by the coding sequence ATGACGGCATCGACTCAAAAGGCAAAGTTAGCAAGTCCAGATTTTTGCCAAGGAATTCAATATTTTGGCGATATATTGCCAACATTTGAGACTTATGGCAAAGAGCCAGCGATCGCACCTGGCAGTACATCTATTAACGCTCCTAACGATCCATCTGCTGTATTTCAAACTCTAATTGCCGCCGATGCCCTGCGCTACCTCACGCTGCAAGTTACGGCTAGTAAAGCCTCTGGACACCCAGGCGGATTTGCCAGCCAAGCTGAAGCCTATGCTGCTTTGGTCATGCTCGGTTACAAAAACATCCTCACAGAAGTAGGGCATCACGCACCTGGTTTTTATAGTGCCATGTTCCTGGATCGTTCATTAGAGGACATGGGGATTTCGACCGTGCAACAGCTGCGCGATCGCTACCGGGAACACAACGGGCTTTTGGGTCATCTTTCCGGCTACATTCCTGGCATTCTCTCCCCAGCGGGTCCTCTGGGCCAAGGGCAACACTTCGCCATGGCAGCAGCCAAACTCCACCCCGATCGGCTGTTTCCCTTCACAGTTGGCGACGGTGGATTAGGTGAACCCTATATTATGAGCAGCATGGCTCACTTTCACACCGCCTATCCGGGAGCAACTAACTTTCTGCCTGTGCTGGTTTGGAATGGATACAGCCAAGAACATCACAGTATGGTTTCTACCCAGTCGAATGAGCGGATGATGGCTTACTGGCACGGCAACGGGTTTGAGGAGGTTGTCTTAGTTGATGCCAAGGACTTTGACGACCAAGACCAACCCGGTGATTATGTTGATAGTACCGTCTTTTCGTTTGAGCAACGGCTAGCCTTTACCAAAGCTGTATTGATCGCAGCGGATGAAGCAGCCCGTTCTGCTCTTAGTGGGAAGTTAACAGTGCTAATTATCAAACAGCTGAAGGGAGCAGGGGTACATGCACGGGGAGCAAAATCACACAACCTCTATGCCATGCACACCTTGGATAACCCAGATATTATCAATGCGCTGAAAGGCCGTGCCTTAGCACCAGAGGCTTGGGAATTAGTGCGTACCAACTTTGAACGTGCTGGTGGTGGTCCAGCTAGCCGTACAGCTGCAACAGAATCAGTGCTACCATTGCCCGATCTGGGTGAATTGCCGTTAGAAGAATTTCCAGTAGGAGACGATCATCCCAAGGTGGCGACGACGACAATGGGGCGTTTGGTGGCAAAAGTAGGAGAGAGCGATCGCAACTACCTAGTATCTAATGCGGATGGTAACGAAGCCTCTGGAATCGCTAACATCAACCAAGCGCTGAAAATCATCCACCCTGTAGAAGACCCCTTATATAATCAAAACCCAACTGGGCAAGTTTACGAACCGTTGAGTGAAGATGCCTGCGCTGGGTTAGCCGCTGGATCAGCACTGATGGGTAGTCGGACTCTCTGGTGTTCCTATGAATCTTTTGCCATTAACGGGTTACCGATTTGGCAAACGGTGACGCAAGCGATGGCAGAACTGCGCCGTCCGACTCCCTCTACTGTTACCTTGTTTACCGCTGGGGCATTAGAACAAGGGCGTAACGGTTGGACTCACCAGCGTCCAGAAATTGAGGCTTATTTTGCGGCGATGATGCGGAATGGAAATGTTTTCCCCCTGTTTCCGCCAGATGCTAATAGTATTCAAGTTTGTTACGAGTGGGCGCTGACGACTAAGAATAAGGGAATTGTAATTACTGCCAGTAAGTCACCGCTACCAATTCGAACTACTTTTGAACAAGGTCGTAAGGCAATTCAAGATGGGGCGATCGCGCTGCAGGAAATAGAAGGTAGCAAAACGGTTGTGTTTGCAGTGGTGGGTGATATGGTACTGCTGCCAGTATTTGAAGCCGCTGCCTACTTAGAGGCCCAAGAAGTGGGTGTACGGATTGTTTCAGTTGTTAACCCGCGCCGCTTATATCGCCCTAGTGATGTGGCATGGGAAAGCTGTGCTGAATCCGATGGTGAGTTCTTAGATGATGCTGGGTTTGAGACGCTGTTTGGTGGCGATGCCTTAATTGGGGTGACAGCGGGTGCGAGTGGGGTGCTGGAACCAGTGATGTTGCGCAGTACCGCTAAACGGGATACCTTAGCTTGGAAGCGGGGAGAAACCACGGCTAGTCCTGCGCAGTTAATGGCGTTGAATGGATTAACGGCTGAAAATCTAGTGAAACGCGCCCTAGAGTTGGTTAGTTAG
- a CDS encoding DNA cytosine methyltransferase, producing MDVVSLFSGCGGLDLGFHQAGFNIIWANEYDKSIWDTYEFNHPDTKLDKRDIRAVQSSEIPNCIGVIGGPPCQSWSEAGAGRGINDSRGQLFYDYIRILKDKKPLFFLAENVSGILADRHTQAFTNILNQFKDAGYEVTYKLLNAHDFDVPQDRKRVIIVGYREDMGGCFDFPKGGNKNFTLRDAVYNLNHIEPVRVQGYSDIKNNKIPNHEYLDSSFSSIYMSRNRVRSWDEPSFTIQAGGRHAPIHPQARKMIWLEKDKWMFDPKSPKPYRRLSVRECARIQTFPDNFIFKYRHIADGYKMVGNAVPVNFARILANKILEDVQQYQKLGICSSLRKIQCYTQLTLINQNFDTLVQQ from the coding sequence ATGGATGTAGTATCTCTATTCTCTGGTTGTGGTGGCTTAGACTTGGGATTTCACCAAGCTGGCTTTAACATTATTTGGGCGAATGAATATGATAAATCAATCTGGGACACTTACGAGTTTAACCATCCAGATACAAAGTTAGATAAAAGAGATATAAGAGCTGTTCAATCCTCTGAAATTCCTAATTGCATCGGTGTAATTGGCGGGCCTCCGTGCCAAAGTTGGAGTGAAGCTGGTGCTGGTAGAGGAATTAATGACAGTAGAGGTCAGTTATTTTACGATTACATCAGAATTCTAAAAGACAAAAAACCTCTTTTCTTTCTAGCTGAAAATGTTAGTGGTATTTTAGCAGACAGGCATACTCAAGCCTTCACAAATATTTTAAATCAATTTAAAGATGCGGGCTATGAAGTAACTTATAAATTATTGAATGCTCATGATTTTGACGTACCTCAAGATAGAAAAAGAGTGATTATTGTTGGCTATCGAGAGGATATGGGAGGTTGCTTTGATTTTCCAAAAGGTGGTAATAAAAATTTTACCCTTAGAGATGCTGTATATAATTTAAATCACATAGAACCTGTAAGAGTACAGGGGTATTCAGATATTAAAAATAACAAAATACCTAATCATGAATATCTAGATAGTAGTTTTTCAAGTATTTATATGTCAAGAAATAGAGTAAGAAGTTGGGATGAACCATCTTTTACAATCCAAGCTGGTGGTAGACATGCTCCCATACATCCTCAAGCTAGAAAAATGATTTGGCTTGAGAAAGACAAATGGATGTTCGATCCTAAATCACCTAAACCATATCGCCGACTATCTGTCAGGGAATGTGCAAGAATTCAAACTTTTCCAGATAATTTTATTTTTAAATACAGGCATATAGCTGATGGCTATAAAATGGTTGGCAATGCTGTTCCTGTCAACTTTGCCAGGATTTTGGCAAATAAGATACTTGAGGACGTACAGCAGTATCAAAAGTTGGGCATTTGTAGTAGTTTGCGTAAGATTCAGTGTTATACGCAATTAACTTTAATAAATCAGAACTTTGATACTCTAGTACAGCAATAG
- a CDS encoding DMT family transporter: protein MPLHSSSGRWRLGLALSLLTVFLWGILPIALMVVLQDLDVYTLTWFRFLVAFGLLAVYLAVRQQLPKLQQLRLPSLGLLAIATIFLGLNYLLFLQGLAQTSPSNAQVLIQLAPVMFGLGAIAVFKERYTLRQWTGMSVLTLGFALFFHEQLRTLITAPSKYLLGSSLLVLAAAMWAVYALAQKQLLQRLPSSSIMLMIYGGCALVFTPVATPQTILSLSPLHLGMLLFCGLNTLVAYGAFAEALDHWEASRVSAVLAATPIFTVLSVWGVSSIMPNLIAPERLTVLGILGAVLVVSGSIAIALGRARQS, encoded by the coding sequence ATGCCACTTCACTCTAGTTCAGGTCGCTGGCGTTTAGGGTTAGCGTTATCACTATTGACTGTATTCCTATGGGGCATTTTGCCGATCGCCCTGATGGTAGTCCTTCAAGACCTTGATGTCTATACCCTGACTTGGTTTCGCTTTTTGGTGGCCTTTGGGCTGCTAGCTGTTTATTTAGCTGTACGGCAGCAATTACCTAAACTGCAACAACTGCGATTGCCTTCTCTGGGGCTGCTAGCGATCGCCACTATATTTTTGGGGCTGAATTACCTATTATTCCTGCAAGGCTTAGCCCAAACTTCACCGTCTAATGCCCAAGTGTTGATTCAGCTAGCTCCGGTAATGTTTGGTTTGGGAGCGATCGCTGTGTTCAAGGAACGTTATACCCTGCGTCAATGGACAGGTATGAGTGTGCTAACTTTAGGGTTCGCTCTGTTTTTCCATGAGCAATTACGCACTTTGATTACAGCACCTAGCAAATATCTGTTGGGCAGTAGCCTACTGGTGCTGGCAGCAGCGATGTGGGCTGTCTATGCTTTGGCTCAAAAGCAGTTACTGCAAAGATTACCGTCCTCAAGCATCATGCTGATGATCTACGGCGGCTGTGCGCTTGTATTCACACCTGTTGCCACACCTCAAACAATACTGTCACTGAGTCCTTTACATCTGGGAATGCTACTTTTCTGTGGCTTGAATACCCTAGTAGCTTATGGTGCTTTTGCTGAGGCACTGGATCACTGGGAAGCCTCACGAGTCAGTGCAGTGCTAGCCGCAACTCCCATTTTTACTGTGCTCTCAGTATGGGGCGTATCATCTATAATGCCAAACTTGATTGCACCAGAACGCCTGACGGTATTGGGAATATTAGGGGCAGTTTTAGTAGTGTCTGGCTCAATCGCGATCGCATTAGGAAGGGCTCGGCAGAGTTAA
- a CDS encoding GNAT family N-acetyltransferase, translating into MTPQFEYSIANQDDVRQFGKIAEQCFISPPGNIETYINRIGVENLRLIHRSEQVVGGLAMLSMGQWFGGQCVPMTGIAAVGIAPEYRGSGAAIALMQHTVKELHTKGVPISVLYPATQRLYRKAGYEQGGALCGWEIPTESIQVREQPLSVLPVPSDCQVFHDLYQQQARLINGHLDRNPAIWQQTTQPDEKEIYYAYLLGSTDQPEGYIIFSQQPAEDGSLLLVKDRVVLTAAAAKTFWCFLANHRSSIKKVRWRGAASDSLMLLLPEQTAKPRFADRWLLRVIDVGKALSKRGYPPEIEAELHLEVRDDLIAENNGKFMLSVANGRGEVARGGKGELKLDVRGLAPLYTGLFTPHQLQLAGQLDATETAISTATEIFAGLSPWMPDFF; encoded by the coding sequence ATGACGCCTCAATTTGAATACAGCATTGCTAATCAAGACGATGTTCGGCAGTTTGGGAAGATCGCAGAGCAGTGTTTTATCAGTCCACCCGGTAATATTGAAACCTACATCAACCGCATTGGGGTAGAAAACCTCCGTCTCATCCATCGCTCTGAGCAAGTTGTCGGTGGATTGGCAATGCTCTCAATGGGTCAGTGGTTTGGCGGTCAGTGCGTGCCGATGACAGGAATTGCCGCAGTTGGGATTGCTCCAGAGTATCGTGGTTCGGGAGCGGCGATCGCCTTGATGCAGCACACTGTAAAGGAACTGCATACTAAGGGAGTACCGATCTCTGTTCTCTATCCAGCTACTCAGCGCTTATATCGAAAAGCAGGGTATGAGCAGGGTGGTGCCTTGTGCGGTTGGGAAATTCCGACTGAGAGTATCCAGGTTCGGGAGCAGCCGTTATCTGTTTTACCTGTTCCATCTGATTGTCAAGTTTTTCACGACCTATATCAGCAACAGGCAAGATTAATTAATGGACATTTAGACCGCAATCCAGCCATCTGGCAGCAAACAACCCAACCAGATGAGAAGGAAATATACTACGCTTATCTTCTCGGTTCAACAGACCAGCCTGAAGGTTACATTATCTTCAGCCAACAGCCAGCAGAGGATGGCTCTTTACTGCTGGTCAAGGATAGGGTAGTTCTCACAGCTGCTGCCGCAAAAACTTTCTGGTGTTTTCTTGCCAATCATCGCTCCTCAATCAAAAAGGTGCGATGGCGGGGGGCGGCGAGCGATTCTCTAATGTTGTTGCTGCCAGAGCAAACTGCCAAGCCCAGGTTCGCTGATCGGTGGCTGCTGCGAGTGATTGATGTCGGCAAGGCACTCTCTAAGCGGGGTTATCCGCCAGAAATTGAGGCTGAACTGCATTTAGAAGTTCGAGATGACTTAATAGCTGAAAATAACGGCAAATTCATGCTTTCGGTCGCCAATGGACGTGGTGAGGTTGCTAGAGGCGGAAAAGGCGAGTTGAAGTTAGACGTGCGAGGGCTAGCACCACTTTATACAGGCTTGTTTACACCCCACCAATTGCAGCTAGCGGGACAACTAGATGCTACAGAAACAGCGATTTCCACTGCTACTGAAATATTTGCAGGTTTATCCCCTTGGATGCCTGATTTCTTTTAA
- the ligA gene encoding NAD-dependent DNA ligase LigA: MEEIKPEVRQRVEELRQLLQQASYTYYVLDNPIMEDAVYDQLYRELQQLETHYPETITADSPTQRVGEKPATQFPSVRHKIPLYSLENAFNIEELKVWQERWWRHAPSEEQGKQGENSPLTPLYVCELKIDGSALALSYENGVLVRGATRGDGITGEDITPNVRTIRSIPLRLNLENPPPSVEVRGEAFLPLDVFQKINQERSQASEAPFANPRNAAAGTLRQLDPRIVDRRRLDFFAYTLHIPGMDDTSIARTQWEALELLQKMGFRVNPNRKVCTSLPEVAEYYEHWDTERLNLPYMTDGVVVKINSFALQEQLGFTQKFPRWAVALKYAAEEAPTRVENISVNVGRTGALTPLAEMRPVQLAGTTVSRATLHNSDRVAQLDIRIGDTVIVRKAGEIIPEVLRVIPELRPAEAKPFQIPTHCPVCNQPVVRPAGEAVTRCVNASCPAILRGAIEHWVSRDALDINGMGEKLVRQLVDRGLVHSVADLYDLTSERLETLERMGKKSAQKLVQAIAQSKTKPWSRVLYGLGIRHVGSVNAQLLTEQFPTVEKLAEAEPDAIASVYGIGSEIAQSVYQWFRIPANQTLISRLKATGLQLAAEVEAHPTPASKQSFSGKTFVITGTLPTLKRDEAKVLIQKAGGKVTDSVSKKTDYLVVGEEAGSKLEKAEALGIPQLSEAQLLEMLEG; the protein is encoded by the coding sequence ATGGAAGAGATTAAGCCTGAAGTTAGGCAGCGAGTTGAAGAACTGCGGCAGTTGCTGCAACAAGCCAGCTATACCTACTACGTCCTCGATAATCCAATTATGGAGGATGCTGTCTACGACCAGCTTTATCGAGAATTACAACAACTGGAAACCCATTATCCAGAAACGATTACAGCCGATAGTCCTACTCAGCGTGTGGGTGAGAAACCAGCGACGCAATTTCCTTCAGTCAGACACAAAATTCCTCTATACAGCCTAGAGAATGCATTCAACATCGAGGAGTTGAAGGTTTGGCAAGAGCGTTGGTGGCGACATGCACCATCCGAAGAGCAGGGGAAGCAGGGGGAGAACTCGCCCCTCACTCCTCTATACGTATGTGAGCTAAAAATTGATGGCTCTGCTTTAGCATTGAGTTACGAAAACGGCGTCTTAGTAAGGGGAGCAACGAGGGGGGACGGGATTACAGGAGAAGATATTACCCCGAATGTGCGGACAATCCGTTCTATTCCCCTGCGATTGAATCTAGAAAACCCTCCACCCTCAGTAGAAGTGCGTGGAGAGGCATTTTTGCCGTTGGATGTATTTCAAAAAATCAATCAGGAGCGATCGCAAGCTAGTGAGGCACCGTTTGCCAATCCCCGAAACGCAGCAGCGGGTACACTGCGTCAATTAGACCCCCGGATTGTAGACCGACGACGGCTAGATTTCTTTGCTTATACGCTACACATTCCAGGGATGGATGACACCAGTATCGCTCGGACTCAATGGGAAGCACTAGAATTGCTGCAAAAAATGGGGTTCCGAGTGAATCCCAACCGGAAAGTGTGTACGTCTTTGCCGGAGGTTGCAGAATATTATGAACACTGGGACACTGAGCGACTGAATTTGCCCTACATGACAGATGGGGTGGTGGTGAAAATCAATTCTTTTGCCCTGCAAGAACAGCTGGGGTTTACCCAAAAGTTCCCTCGCTGGGCTGTAGCGCTGAAGTATGCAGCCGAAGAAGCTCCCACCCGCGTTGAAAACATTTCTGTAAATGTAGGCAGGACGGGGGCGTTGACTCCTTTGGCGGAAATGCGACCGGTGCAACTAGCGGGAACGACTGTTTCACGGGCAACACTGCATAATAGCGATCGCGTTGCTCAATTGGATATCCGGATTGGCGATACGGTGATTGTGCGCAAGGCAGGGGAAATTATCCCGGAAGTGCTGCGCGTGATTCCAGAACTACGTCCAGCGGAGGCAAAGCCATTTCAAATTCCCACCCATTGTCCCGTATGCAATCAGCCCGTGGTAAGACCTGCGGGTGAGGCAGTAACCAGGTGCGTTAATGCTTCTTGTCCAGCGATTCTCAGGGGAGCGATCGAGCATTGGGTGAGCCGCGATGCGTTAGATATTAATGGTATGGGGGAAAAGCTAGTACGACAACTGGTTGATCGAGGGTTAGTTCATTCAGTTGCAGACCTTTACGATTTAACCAGTGAACGGCTAGAGACTTTAGAGCGAATGGGTAAGAAGTCAGCCCAGAAGTTGGTGCAGGCGATCGCTCAGTCCAAAACTAAACCTTGGTCGCGGGTATTATATGGATTGGGAATTCGTCATGTTGGCAGTGTCAATGCTCAGCTGTTGACTGAACAGTTTCCTACCGTGGAAAAGTTGGCTGAGGCGGAACCGGATGCGATCGCATCTGTGTATGGCATTGGTTCCGAAATAGCCCAGTCTGTATATCAATGGTTCCGCATTCCAGCGAATCAAACCTTGATTTCACGTCTTAAAGCCACTGGTTTGCAACTGGCAGCTGAGGTAGAAGCTCATCCTACCCCAGCTAGTAAGCAATCATTCAGCGGCAAAACGTTTGTGATTACGGGGACGTTACCCACGCTGAAGCGGGATGAGGCGAAAGTGCTGATTCAAAAGGCTGGGGGTAAGGTGACGGATTCTGTAAGTAAGAAAACGGATTATTTAGTTGTCGGGGAAGAGGCTGGTTCTAAGTTAGAAAAGGCGGAAGCATTGGGTATCCCCCAATTGTCGGAAGCGCAGTTGTTAGAAATGCTGGAGGGTTAA